The following proteins are encoded in a genomic region of Mycobacterium kiyosense:
- the cmaB gene encoding methoxy mycolic acid synthase MmaA3, which translates to MSNNLTRARSRRENNDDVQAHYDISNEFFELFTDPTRTYSCAYFERDDMTLEEAQIAKLDLALGKLGLEPGMTLLDIGCGWGSTMKRALEKYDVNVVGVTLSKNQHAYCQQLLDQVDTNRTHQVLLSDWADFDGQVDRIITIEALEHFGFQRYDDFFKFVYNALPADGVMLLHSITGLTGGQIVERGMPVTFEMARFIKFIVTDIFPGGRLPSIEKVQEHATKAGFSVTHVESLQLHFARTLDLWAEALEANREAAIELQSEEIYERYMKYLTGSAKSFRIGYIDCHHFTLQK; encoded by the coding sequence ATGTCTAACAACTTGACTCGCGCCCGAAGCAGGCGAGAGAACAACGACGACGTCCAGGCGCACTACGACATCTCCAACGAATTCTTCGAGCTGTTCACCGATCCCACCCGGACCTACAGCTGCGCCTATTTCGAGCGCGACGACATGACGTTGGAGGAAGCCCAGATCGCCAAGCTGGACCTGGCGCTGGGCAAGCTGGGACTCGAGCCGGGCATGACGTTGCTCGACATCGGCTGTGGCTGGGGTTCGACCATGAAGCGGGCGCTGGAGAAGTACGACGTCAACGTGGTCGGGGTGACGCTGTCCAAGAATCAGCACGCCTACTGCCAGCAGCTGCTCGACCAGGTCGACACCAACCGCACGCACCAGGTGCTGCTGAGCGACTGGGCGGACTTCGACGGGCAGGTGGACCGGATCATCACCATCGAGGCGCTGGAGCATTTCGGTTTCCAGCGTTACGACGACTTCTTCAAGTTCGTCTACAACGCCCTGCCGGCGGACGGGGTGATGCTGCTGCACTCGATCACCGGACTGACCGGCGGCCAGATCGTCGAGCGAGGCATGCCCGTCACGTTCGAGATGGCGCGGTTCATCAAGTTCATCGTGACCGACATCTTCCCCGGCGGCCGGCTGCCGTCGATCGAGAAGGTCCAGGAGCACGCGACCAAGGCCGGGTTCTCGGTGACCCACGTGGAATCGCTGCAGCTGCACTTCGCCCGGACGCTGGACCTGTGGGCCGAAGCCCTGGAAGCCAACCGGGAAGCGGCCATCGAGCTCCAGTCCGAGGAAATCTATGAGCGGTACATGAAATACCTGACCGGCTCTGCCAAGTCCTTCCGGATCGGCTACATCGACTGCCACCACTTCACCCTGCAGAAGTAG
- the mmaA4 gene encoding hydroxymycolate synthase MmaA4, whose protein sequence is MAEKSHDVATKPTQFEDIQAHYDVSDDFFALFQDPTRTYSCAYFEPPDISLQEAQIAKVDLNLDQLDLKPGMTLLDIGCGWGNTMKRAVEKYDVNVIGLTLSKNQHARSQQVLDSIDTDRSRRVLLHGWEDFHEPVDRIVSIEAFEHFGHENYDDFFKRCFDILPDDGRMIIQSSVSYHPYNMHARGKKLTFETVRFIKFIITEIFPGGRLPTTEMMVEHGEKAGFVVPEPVSLRSHYVKTLHIWGNTLEANREKAIEVTSQEVYDRYMKYLRGCEHYFDDEMLDCSLVTYLKPGAVSA, encoded by the coding sequence ATGGCCGAGAAATCCCACGACGTCGCGACCAAGCCGACACAGTTCGAGGACATCCAGGCGCACTACGACGTCTCCGACGACTTCTTCGCCCTGTTTCAGGACCCGACGCGAACCTACAGCTGCGCATACTTCGAGCCGCCGGACATCTCTCTGCAAGAGGCCCAGATCGCCAAAGTCGACCTGAACCTGGACCAACTGGACCTCAAGCCGGGGATGACGCTGCTGGATATCGGCTGCGGGTGGGGCAACACGATGAAGCGCGCCGTCGAGAAGTACGACGTCAATGTCATCGGGTTGACGCTGTCCAAGAACCAGCACGCCCGCAGTCAGCAGGTGCTGGACTCCATCGACACCGACCGGTCGCGTCGGGTGCTGCTGCACGGCTGGGAAGACTTCCACGAACCCGTTGACCGGATCGTGTCGATCGAGGCATTCGAACACTTCGGGCACGAGAACTACGACGACTTCTTCAAGCGCTGTTTCGACATCCTGCCCGACGACGGCCGGATGATCATCCAAAGCAGCGTCAGTTACCACCCGTACAACATGCACGCTCGGGGTAAGAAGCTCACCTTCGAGACCGTGCGCTTCATCAAATTCATCATCACCGAGATTTTCCCGGGCGGCCGGCTGCCGACCACCGAGATGATGGTCGAGCACGGCGAGAAGGCCGGTTTCGTTGTCCCCGAACCTGTCTCATTGCGGTCGCACTACGTCAAAACCCTGCACATCTGGGGTAACACCCTGGAGGCGAACCGGGAAAAGGCGATCGAGGTGACCTCGCAAGAGGTGTACGACCGGTACATGAAGTACCTGCGGGGTTGCGAGCACTACTTCGACGACGAGATGCTCGACTGCAGCCTGGTCACCTACCTCAAGCCGGGGGCGGTCAGCGCCTAG
- the mmaA2 gene encoding cyclopropane mycolic acid synthase MmaA2: MAQKLKPHFDDVQAHYDLSDDFFRLFLDPTQTYSCAYFERDDMTLEEAQIAKIDLALGKLRLQPGMTLLDVGCGWGATMRRAIEKYDVNVVGLTLSKNQATHVQKSFDELDSPRTKRVLLEGWERFDEPVDRIVSIGAFEHFGFDRYDDFFALAARVLPDDGVMLLHTITALIPDQMIERGMPLTFEMARFIKFIVTEIFPGGRLPSIEKVEEHSSKAGFKLTRRQSLQPHYARTLDLWAEALQAHRDEAIKVQSEEVYDRYMKYLTGCADAFRVGYIDVNQFTLEK; this comes from the coding sequence ATGGCTCAGAAGCTGAAACCGCACTTCGACGACGTGCAGGCGCACTACGACCTGTCCGACGACTTCTTCCGGCTTTTCCTGGACCCGACCCAGACGTACAGCTGCGCCTATTTCGAGCGCGACGACATGACTCTGGAGGAAGCTCAGATCGCCAAGATCGACCTGGCGCTGGGCAAACTCCGACTCCAGCCCGGTATGACTCTGCTGGACGTCGGGTGCGGCTGGGGTGCCACGATGCGCCGCGCGATCGAGAAGTACGACGTCAACGTCGTCGGCCTGACGTTGTCGAAGAACCAGGCCACCCACGTCCAGAAGTCGTTCGATGAGCTGGACTCGCCGCGGACCAAGCGGGTGCTGCTGGAAGGCTGGGAGCGCTTCGACGAACCCGTCGACCGGATCGTGTCGATCGGCGCGTTCGAGCATTTCGGCTTCGACCGCTACGACGACTTCTTCGCGCTGGCCGCCCGGGTGCTGCCCGATGACGGCGTGATGCTGCTGCACACCATCACCGCGCTGATTCCGGATCAGATGATCGAGCGAGGCATGCCGCTGACGTTCGAGATGGCCCGCTTCATCAAGTTCATCGTGACCGAGATCTTCCCCGGCGGCCGGCTGCCGTCGATCGAGAAGGTCGAGGAGCACTCGTCGAAGGCCGGTTTCAAGCTGACCCGTCGCCAGTCGTTGCAACCGCACTACGCGCGGACCCTCGATCTTTGGGCCGAAGCGCTGCAGGCTCATCGGGACGAGGCGATCAAGGTGCAGTCCGAAGAGGTCTACGACCGATACATGAAGTATCTGACCGGTTGTGCCGATGCGTTCCGGGTGGGATACATCGACGTCAACCAGTTCACGCTGGAGAAGTAA